The following coding sequences are from one Panthera leo isolate Ple1 chromosome E1, P.leo_Ple1_pat1.1, whole genome shotgun sequence window:
- the FMNL1 gene encoding LOW QUALITY PROTEIN: formin-like protein 1 (The sequence of the model RefSeq protein was modified relative to this genomic sequence to represent the inferred CDS: inserted 1 base in 1 codon) — protein sequence MGNAAGSAEQPAGPAAPSPKQPAAPKQPMPAARELEERFNRVLNCMNLPPDKVQLLSQYDNEKKWELICDQERFQVKNPPTAYIQKLKSYLETGGVGRKVAADWMSNLGFKRRVQESTQVLRELEISLRTNHIGWVEEFLNEENRGLDVLLEYLAFAQCSVTYDMESTDNGVPSSEKSKPLEQSVEDLSKGPPSALPPQPKSRHLTIKLTPAHSRKALRNSRIVSQKDDVHVCIMCLRAIMNYQSGFSLVMTHPACVNEIALSLNNKNPRTKALVLELLAAVCLVRGGHDIILAAFDNFKEVCGEQHRFEKLMEYFQKEDSNIDFMVACMQFINIVVHSVENMNFRVFLQYEFTHLGLDLYLERLRLTESDKLQVQIQAYLDNVFDVGALLEDTETKNAVLEHMEELQEQVAQLTERLRDAENESMAKIAELEKQLSQARKELETLRERFSESTPMGASRRPSEPEKVPTPVPARPSALELKVEELEEKGLIRILRGPXDAVSIEILPVAVATPSGSDAPTPTPTPTPGVPTGSLSPGSDLPPAAEPEPVAGAAPPPPPPPLPGLPFQQEATPLAPPLASPLPGSSDPPPPPPPPPPPLPGDSPPPPPPPPLPSGTDGPVPPPPPPPPGGHSDAPEMGPGVKAKKPIQTKFRMPLLNWVALKPSQITGTVFTELNDEKVLQELDMSDFEEQFKTKSQGPSLDLSALKGKAAQKAPSKATLIEANRAKNLAITLRKGNLGADRICQAIETYDLQALGLDFLELLTRFLPTEYERSLIARFEREQRPMEELSEEDRFMLRFSRIPRLPERMATLTFLGNFPDTVQLLMPQLNAIIAASMSIKSSDKLRQILEIVLAFGNYLNSSKRGAAYGFRLQSLDVLLEMKSTDRKQTLLHYLVKVIAEKYPQLTGFHSDLHFLDKAGSVSLDSVLGDVRSLQRGLELTQREFVRQDNCTVLKEFLKTNSPIMDKLLADSKTAQEAYESVVEYFGENPKTTSPSMFFSLFSRFIKAYKKAEQEVEQWKKEAAAQEAGADAPGKGEVPASKSPPKARRQQMDLISELKRKQQKEPLIYESDRDGAIEDIITDLRNQPYIRTDTGRRSARRRPPGPPLQVTSDLSL from the exons AACTGCATGAACTTGCCCCCGGACAAGGTGCAGCTGCTGAGCCAGTATGACAACGAGAAGAAGTGGGAGCTCATTTGTGACCAG GAGCGGTTTCAAGTCAAGAACCCTCCCACAGCCTATATCCAGAAGCTGAAGAGCTACCTGGAAACCGGTGGGGTCGGCCGAAAGGTAGCAGCGGACTGGATGTCTAACCTGGGG TTTAAGAGGCGAGTTCAGGAGTCCACACAGGTGCTGCGGGAGCTGGAGATCTCCCTGAGGACAAACCACATTGG GTGGGTGGAAGAATTCCTCAACGAGGAGAACCGCGGCCTGGATGTGCTCCTCGAGTACCTGGCCTTTGCCCAGTGCTCCGTCAC GTATGACATGGAGAGCACAGACAACGGGGTCCCCAGCTCAGAGAAGAGCAAGCCCCTGGAGCAGTCGGTGGAAGATCTCAGCAAGGGTCCACCCTCGGCCTTGCCTCCTCAGCCCAAGAGTCGCCACCTGACCATCAA GCTGACCCCAGCCCACAGCAGGAAGGCCCTGCGGAATTCTCGCATTGTTAGCCAGAAGGATGACGTCCATGTCTGTATCATGTGCTTGCGTGCCATCATGAACTACCAG TCTGGCTTCAGCCTTGTCATGACCCACCCAGCCTGTGTCAATGAGATTGCTCTGAGCCTCAACAACAAGAACCCCAG aaCCAAGGCTCTGGTGCTGGAGCTGCTGGCGGCTGTGTGCCTGGTGCGAGGAGGACACGACATCATCCTTGCAGCCTTTGACAATTTCAAGGAG GTGTGTGGGGAGCAGCACCGCTTTGAGAAGCTAATGGAATATTTCCAGAAAGAGGACAGCAATATCGACTTCATG GTGGCCTGCATGCAATTCATCAACATCGTGGTACACTCTGTGGAGAACATGAACTTCCGTGTCTTCCTGCAATATGAGTTCACCCACCTGGGCTTGGACTTGTACTTGGAG AGGCTTCGGCTCACCGAGAGTGACAAGCTGCAGGTACAGATCCAAGCATACCTGGACAATGTTTTTGATGTGGGTGCGCTGCTGGAGGACACGGAGACCAAGAATGCTGTGCTGGAGCACATGGAGGAGCTGCAGGAGCAGGTGGCCCAG CTGACAGAAAGGCTTCGGGACGCGGAGAACGAATCCATGGCCAAGATTGCCGAGCTGGAAAAGCAGCTAAGCCAGGCTCGAAAGGAGTTGGAGACCCTGCGG GAGCGCTTCAGCGAGTCGACCCCCATGGGTGCCTCTAGGCGTCCTTCCGAGCCTGAGAAAGTGCCTACCCCCGTCCCTGCACGGCCTTCGGCCCTAGAGCTGAAGGTGGAGGAGCTGGAAGAGAAGGGGTTAATCCGTATCCTGCGGGGGC GGGATGCTGTCTCCATCGAGATCCTCCCGGTCGCTGTGGCAACTCCAAGCGGTAGTGACGCTCCGACTCCGACTCCGACTCCCACTCCGGGAGTGCCCACCGGCTCACTCAGCCCAG GCTCAGATCTCCCACCTGCGGCAGAACCAGAGCCGGTTGCCGGAGCAGCACCCCCACCGCCACCGCCCCCACTGCCCGGCCTCCCCTTCCAGCAGGAAGCCACGCCTTTGGCGCCCCCTCTGGCCTCACCCCTCCCTGGCAGCTCAgatcccccgccccctcccccacccccacccccgccgctgCCGGGAGActcgccgcccccacccccaccgccaccgcTGCCTTCTGGCACAGATGGGCCGGTACCTCCGCCGCCCCCACCGCCTCCTGGAGGTCACTCTGATGCCCCAGAGATGGGCCCAG GAGTAAAGGCCAAGAAACCCATACAGACCAAGTTCAGAATGCCACTCTTAAATTGGGTGGCCCTGAAACCCAGCCAGATCACAGGCACCGTCTTCACTGAGCTCAATGATGAGAAGGTGCTGCAG GAGCTAGACATGAGTGACTTTGAGGAGCAGTTCAAGACTAAGTCCCAAGGTCCCAGCCTAGACCTCAGTGCTCTCAAGGGTAAGGCAGCCCAGAAGGCCCCCAGCAAGGCCACCCTCATCGAGGCCAACCGCGCCAAGAACCTGGCCATCACCTTGCGCAAGGGCAACCTGGGGGCTGATCGCATCTGCCAGGCCATCGAGAC GTACGACCTACAAGCCCTTGGCCTGGACTTCCTGGAGTTGCTGACCCGCTTCCTGCCCACGGAGTATGAGCGTAGCCTCATTGCCCGCTTCGAGCGGGAGCAGCGACCCATGGAGGAGCTGTCGGAGGAGGATCGCTTCATGCTGCGCTTCAGCCGCATCCCGCGCCTGCCGGAGCGCATGGCCACGCTCACCTTCCTGGGCAACTTTCCGGATACTGTGCAGCTGCTCATGCCG CAACTGAATGCCATAATTGcagcctcaatgtccatcaagtCCTCTGACAAACTCCGGCAGATCCTGGAG atTGTCCTCGCCTTTGGTAACTACCTGAACAGCAGCAAGCGTGGAGCAGCCTACGGCTTCCGGCTCCAGAGTCTGGATGTG CTGCTGGAGATGAAGTCGACTGACCGCAAGCAGACGCTGCTGCACTACCTGGTGAAGGTCATTGCTGAGAAGTACCCGCAGCTCACAGGCTTCCACAGCGACCTGCACTTCCTGGACAAGGCAGGCTCGG tgtCCCTGGACAGTGTCCTAGGGGACGTGCGCTCCCTACAGCGAGGCCTAGAGTTGACCCAGAGAGAGTTTGTGCGGCAGGACAACTGCACGGTGCTCAAGGAGTTCCTGAAGACCAACTCCCCCATCATGGATAAGCTGCTGGCAGACAGCAAGACTGCTCAG GAGGCCTACGAGTCTGTGGTGGAGTACTTCGGAGAGAACCCCAAGACCACATCCCCCTCCATGTTCTTTTCCCTCTTCAGCCGCTTCATCAAGGCCTACAAG AAAGCTGAGCAGGAGGTGGAACAGTGGAAGAAAGAAGCGGCAGCCCAGGAGGCGGGCGCTGACGCCCCAGGCAAAGGGGAAGTCCCAGCATCCAAG TCGCCACCCAAGGCCCGGCGGCAGCAGATGGACCTCATCTCTGAGCTGAAGCGGAAGCAGCAGAAGGAGCCACTTATCTATGAGAGTGACCGCGATGGGGCCATTGAAGATATCATCACAG ATCTGcggaaccagccctacatccgcACAGACACAGGCCGTAGAAGTGCTCGCCGGCGCCCCCCGGGACCCCCCCTGCAGGTCACCTCGGACCTCTCACTGTAG